From Humisphaera borealis, the proteins below share one genomic window:
- a CDS encoding RNA polymerase sigma factor: MKLSEAKAAQAFLAHHGFVKGLALRHAPLPGIADDILQQVFVEFLAKADQWDLDRDVKPLLATMTRTVALRHWRDKTRDMPEVVQKLAEHVRMLAEERSAAPRYADEIAVLRSCVEKLPDKSRALIDLYYYDDISTPQIADRLGMKADTVCRAMGRLREKLRECIDRGLKSALPEGGVAHG, translated from the coding sequence ATGAAACTATCGGAAGCCAAGGCAGCACAAGCATTTCTGGCCCATCACGGGTTCGTGAAGGGGCTGGCGCTCCGTCACGCGCCCCTGCCAGGCATCGCCGACGACATCCTTCAGCAGGTTTTTGTCGAGTTCCTTGCCAAAGCCGACCAGTGGGATCTCGATCGCGACGTTAAACCGTTACTCGCGACCATGACGCGTACCGTTGCGCTGCGACACTGGCGTGACAAAACCCGCGACATGCCTGAGGTGGTGCAGAAGCTCGCCGAGCATGTGCGAATGCTGGCCGAAGAGCGGTCTGCCGCGCCAAGGTACGCCGATGAGATCGCTGTCCTTCGAAGCTGCGTCGAGAAGCTGCCGGACAAGAGCCGGGCGCTGATCGACCTCTATTACTACGACGACATCTCAACCCCGCAGATCGCCGACCGCCTCGGAATGAAGGCCGACACCGTCTGCCGGGCGATGGGACGGCTGCGGGAGAAGCTTCGGGAGTGCATCGACCGCGGGCTGAAGTCCGCCCTTCCGGAAGGCGGGGTGGCCCATGGATGA
- a CDS encoding LamG-like jellyroll fold domain-containing protein, with protein sequence MDDRDDLDLLIEQYLSGKLTDAEAAALLSRLDRDPSAGHRLLDQLHLDTMLHEVADTPSHAVVPEPSPADHGMGVLPLLNHGRDDRATVYRRPLHRWVAVAASLLVVIGVTWWAIRTPSRSNQAALPSNPATQPAEAITASIAVLTRTVDARWRVEHEATEQGSAPAAPPRVGTALEPGWLRLDAGLAQIEFFNGAQVVLEGPAELQLVSASEAFCLSGKLRAEVPMQARGFRITTPQINVVDRGTSFGVEVSQASANVHVFKGLVELHDRQETSSVPPAAVTPAMRDLTAGQAASVDQAGSIRRLAADATAFATPDDIDRRLNESHRRWLVRWQDASVFANADPSLLVRFDFENAGQADRILTNVAAGAMTDAAIVGCGWSEGRWPGKGALEYRGVGDRVRIELPGELQSITFAAWVRVHGLDRSFNSLFMSDAFGPGSTHWQILRDGRVRLGIGSGKPQDTDSPLVFTPERLGQWIHLAVVYDADAKQITHYVDGRAVSRSSIQPRKLTIGRAELGNWNPATRADGAAIRHFSGRIDEFSAYARALADEEIAAMYAVGAGLTETASP encoded by the coding sequence ATGGATGACCGCGACGACCTCGACCTGCTCATCGAACAGTATCTGTCCGGCAAGCTGACGGATGCCGAAGCCGCTGCGCTGCTGTCGCGGCTCGACCGTGATCCGTCGGCCGGACATCGGCTGCTGGACCAGTTGCACCTCGACACGATGCTGCACGAGGTCGCCGACACGCCGAGCCATGCCGTCGTGCCCGAGCCTTCGCCTGCGGATCATGGCATGGGCGTGTTGCCCCTGTTGAACCACGGGCGGGACGACCGTGCCACGGTCTACCGCCGACCCCTGCACCGATGGGTTGCCGTTGCGGCATCGCTTCTGGTCGTGATCGGTGTGACCTGGTGGGCCATCCGCACGCCTTCCAGGTCCAACCAGGCCGCCTTGCCCTCAAACCCGGCCACCCAGCCCGCCGAGGCGATCACGGCATCAATCGCCGTTTTGACCCGAACGGTCGATGCTCGCTGGCGTGTCGAGCACGAAGCAACGGAACAGGGTTCAGCCCCCGCCGCCCCGCCTCGGGTGGGCACCGCGCTGGAACCCGGCTGGCTGCGGCTCGACGCCGGTCTGGCGCAGATCGAGTTCTTCAACGGCGCACAGGTCGTGCTGGAAGGCCCCGCCGAGTTGCAACTGGTCTCGGCGTCTGAAGCGTTCTGCCTTTCCGGAAAGCTGCGGGCGGAAGTCCCCATGCAGGCCCGCGGGTTTCGCATCACCACGCCGCAGATCAATGTGGTCGATCGCGGGACATCATTCGGCGTTGAAGTCTCACAGGCGTCGGCGAACGTGCATGTCTTCAAGGGCTTGGTCGAACTGCACGACCGGCAGGAAACAAGCTCGGTCCCACCAGCAGCCGTCACCCCGGCGATGCGCGACCTGACCGCAGGCCAGGCGGCCTCGGTCGATCAGGCCGGCAGCATCCGCCGGCTGGCCGCCGACGCGACGGCGTTCGCGACGCCGGACGACATCGACCGCCGGCTCAACGAATCACATCGCCGCTGGCTCGTCCGCTGGCAGGACGCGAGCGTGTTCGCCAACGCCGACCCGTCCCTACTCGTCCGATTCGATTTCGAGAACGCCGGCCAGGCCGATCGCATTCTCACCAACGTCGCCGCCGGCGCGATGACCGATGCAGCAATCGTCGGGTGCGGCTGGTCGGAAGGGCGCTGGCCGGGCAAGGGCGCACTCGAATACCGCGGCGTCGGCGACCGGGTGCGGATCGAACTCCCCGGCGAGCTGCAATCGATCACCTTCGCCGCCTGGGTGCGGGTTCACGGGCTGGATCGCAGCTTCAATTCGCTGTTCATGTCTGATGCGTTCGGCCCCGGGTCAACCCACTGGCAGATCCTTCGCGACGGCAGGGTTCGCCTGGGCATCGGCAGCGGCAAGCCACAAGACACCGACAGCCCGCTCGTCTTCACGCCCGAACGACTCGGCCAATGGATCCACCTGGCGGTGGTCTACGACGCCGATGCAAAACAGATCACCCATTACGTTGACGGCCGAGCGGTCAGCCGGTCTTCCATCCAGCCGCGCAAGCTGACCATCGGCCGAGCGGAGCTGGGCAACTGGAACCCGGCAACGCGTGCCGACGGCGCGGCGATCCGCCATTTCAGTGGCCGGATCGACGAGTTCTCGGCGTACGCCCGAGCCTTGGCCGACGAGGAAATCGCGGCGATGTACGCGGTCGGCGCGGGGCTGACCGAAACGGCCTCGCCCTGA
- a CDS encoding tagaturonate epimerase family protein: MTATLSNSVQKASLLGMAPSFGFGDRTGLATPGHVAALRRAGGSIQPIFAQQSIREMGRTNRTPDGVMNDALAALAATKFFGVHGADADHLKTPQDIERTAAAGFTFFTIDPSAEVDEQADSYAPDVLVSKFSTVGPQIPWITQYQDKSVTLPNGTRISLSEVACKRAAVKYGRAIKLAIDLGKHIAATTAKLGQPHEIELSVDETPQPTTLAEHYIIADQMLKAGLKLVSLAPRFIGELEKGVDYKGEVALFEKSVADHAAIAELLGPYKLSLHSGSDKLSIYAPLARATKGKFHVKTAGTSYLEALRVVARHDERLFRKIIDFSRGRYDTDKATYHVSATLDSAPPQSDVADARKLEQIYLGIWSQTPAGLGFTEPGRQILHCTFGSVLTDPTLKGEVFGVLTGHPATYEEVLSEHFAKHLEALNDGM; the protein is encoded by the coding sequence ATGACCGCGACCCTCTCCAACAGCGTGCAGAAAGCGTCTCTCCTGGGCATGGCGCCGAGCTTCGGCTTCGGTGATCGCACCGGCCTGGCAACGCCGGGCCATGTCGCGGCGCTCCGCCGGGCGGGCGGTTCGATCCAGCCGATCTTCGCCCAGCAGTCGATCCGCGAAATGGGCCGTACCAACCGCACGCCCGATGGCGTCATGAACGACGCCCTGGCGGCCCTGGCGGCGACCAAGTTCTTCGGGGTTCACGGTGCCGATGCCGACCACCTCAAGACCCCTCAGGACATTGAGCGCACCGCCGCCGCCGGCTTTACCTTCTTTACCATCGACCCCTCGGCGGAAGTGGACGAGCAGGCCGACAGCTACGCGCCGGACGTGCTCGTAAGCAAGTTCTCGACTGTCGGGCCGCAGATCCCCTGGATCACGCAGTATCAGGATAAATCGGTCACGCTGCCCAACGGTACCCGCATCAGCCTCAGCGAAGTCGCCTGCAAGCGTGCGGCGGTTAAGTACGGCCGGGCTATCAAGCTGGCGATCGACCTCGGCAAGCACATCGCCGCGACGACCGCCAAGCTCGGTCAGCCGCACGAGATCGAGCTGTCCGTGGACGAAACCCCCCAGCCGACGACGCTCGCCGAGCACTACATCATCGCCGACCAGATGCTCAAGGCCGGCCTGAAGCTGGTCAGCCTCGCGCCCCGGTTTATCGGCGAACTGGAGAAGGGCGTCGATTACAAGGGTGAAGTGGCGTTGTTCGAAAAGTCGGTCGCCGATCACGCGGCGATCGCCGAACTGCTCGGCCCGTACAAGCTCAGCCTGCACTCGGGGTCCGATAAGTTGAGCATCTACGCGCCGCTGGCGCGGGCGACCAAGGGCAAGTTCCACGTGAAGACCGCCGGCACCAGCTACCTTGAGGCCCTCCGCGTCGTCGCCCGGCACGATGAACGGCTGTTCCGCAAGATCATCGATTTCAGCCGCGGCCGATACGACACCGACAAAGCGACCTACCACGTCTCGGCGACCCTCGACAGCGCCCCGCCACAGAGCGATGTGGCAGACGCCCGCAAGCTGGAACAGATTTATCTCGGCATCTGGAGCCAGACGCCGGCGGGTCTCGGTTTCACCGAGCCGGGCCGCCAGATCCTGCACTGCACGTTTGGCTCGGTTCTGACCGACCCGACCCTCAAGGGCGAAGTTTTCGGTGTTCTCACCGGCCACCCGGCGACGTACGAAGAAGTGCTTTCGGAGCACTTCGCCAAGCACCTGGAAGCGCTGAATGATGGCATGTAG
- a CDS encoding DUF7133 domain-containing protein, producing MNPIRRRKTIVGGIAASLVAGLLVSGYAADAPKTPAKPSAPKAAAPKPGEAAPPPKVPPLGGAAAEFLTVPPRPAKPPLPPSKLPLEFVKNERVAFVGASLAERMNLTGSFEAMLHARFPKQELVIRNFARPADEVSIRQRSSGYTGLGDPIYAFGADTYICFFGFNESFGGPAGVDKFKADYESFIDTFGAQYPRDDTGSKPRFVIVTPAAFEASGNPDLPSGKTENDNLRLYAEAAAEVAKKRNIAFVDLFVPTRAAFDAEPGLQFTTNSVHLNHAGDLKVAQLLDVALFNSPGQAAPGSPAFEQLRAAVVDKAWTNLQDYRMLNGWYVFGGRRTFDTDTFPREIAKIRNMVAVRDRYVWDIAQGKQVPPQPDDSKTGELITPAPGFGRWPNKEPKQLKYPTPEESIATMQVPPGYEVQLVASEREFPELTKVNQINFDNKGRLWASCMPTYPQWKPGDPRPNDKLVILSDFDEKGKARKHKVFYDKLICPTGFEFWNGGVIVVDEPRLLWLKDTNNDDVADQVVELSDGWGTDDTHHTIGAFEWSPGGLLHMLEGVSMSTAVETPWGPLRKSGAPGCYVLDPRSQKIRHFVTPGYGNPWCYVFNWWGQGIVGDGTTPQQHWDTPLSTAPYSGRKGMNTVFDGEGMRPNVGTEFLYTRQFPDNIQGNFIFACVINMNGLTTFEVRDDGAGYKGNRRKKPGPDGKPAADDLLSAKDNMTFRPTDPQIGPDGALYFGDWCAALIGHMQYSQRDPGRDKAHGRVFRLVYTGKPLLTPVTQFGKPVPELLEQLKEYEPRTRYRARRELRDRPTPEVLAAIKSWVAKLDPADKEFDRLRLEALWVQQGHHAVDPAFLKEVLRAKTPEARAGATRVLADEWERIPNAMELIAPQASDEFARTRVEAIRALSFVRTKASVETILKAAALPRDYWIDYTLQMSLGALDPVWKPEFAAKTIAQDNPKGLELLTELEALSKPSGAATAAIKKFLSDPEMPQKQRDAIHAEIAKAKGNADNGKAVFRRVCSSCHKALNEGVDYGPDMTGVATRLKKPELVESILEPNAKLDPKYATTNVDTKEGDSYTGFIVSETPEVLTLRIGGGVNQPIKKSDIAKKVTLKQSSMPEGLAAGMSAEEFIDLVEFLASQKQGAPKPPAKK from the coding sequence TTGAACCCGATTCGACGCAGAAAGACGATTGTCGGCGGCATTGCCGCATCGCTGGTGGCAGGCCTGCTCGTCAGCGGCTACGCCGCCGACGCGCCCAAGACGCCCGCCAAGCCCTCGGCCCCCAAGGCGGCCGCTCCCAAGCCGGGCGAAGCAGCCCCACCGCCGAAGGTTCCGCCCCTGGGCGGCGCGGCGGCGGAGTTTCTGACCGTTCCCCCGCGCCCGGCCAAGCCGCCGCTCCCGCCGAGCAAGCTGCCGCTGGAGTTCGTTAAGAACGAACGGGTCGCGTTCGTCGGCGCGTCGCTCGCCGAGCGCATGAACCTGACCGGCAGCTTCGAAGCGATGCTCCACGCCCGGTTCCCCAAGCAGGAACTGGTCATCCGCAACTTTGCCCGTCCCGCCGACGAAGTGTCGATCCGCCAACGGTCCAGCGGCTACACCGGCCTGGGCGACCCGATCTACGCCTTCGGTGCCGACACCTACATCTGCTTCTTCGGGTTCAACGAATCGTTCGGCGGCCCGGCAGGAGTGGACAAGTTCAAGGCCGACTACGAATCGTTCATCGACACCTTCGGCGCCCAGTACCCGCGCGACGACACCGGCTCAAAGCCGCGCTTCGTCATCGTCACGCCTGCCGCGTTCGAAGCCAGCGGCAACCCGGATCTGCCGTCGGGCAAAACCGAAAACGACAATCTGCGCCTGTACGCCGAGGCCGCGGCGGAAGTGGCCAAGAAGCGCAATATCGCGTTCGTCGATCTCTTCGTCCCGACGCGCGCCGCGTTCGACGCGGAGCCCGGCCTTCAGTTCACCACCAACAGCGTGCATCTCAATCACGCCGGCGATCTGAAAGTCGCGCAACTGCTCGACGTGGCGCTGTTCAACAGCCCTGGGCAGGCCGCGCCCGGCTCTCCGGCGTTCGAGCAGCTTCGTGCCGCAGTCGTCGACAAGGCGTGGACCAATCTCCAGGACTACCGGATGCTCAACGGCTGGTACGTCTTCGGCGGACGTCGAACGTTTGACACTGATACCTTCCCCCGCGAGATCGCCAAGATCCGCAACATGGTCGCCGTCCGCGACCGGTACGTCTGGGACATCGCCCAGGGTAAGCAGGTCCCGCCGCAGCCGGACGACAGCAAGACCGGCGAACTGATCACCCCCGCGCCCGGCTTCGGCCGCTGGCCGAACAAGGAACCCAAGCAGCTCAAGTACCCGACGCCGGAGGAAAGCATCGCCACGATGCAGGTTCCCCCGGGTTATGAGGTACAGCTTGTCGCGTCCGAGCGCGAGTTCCCCGAGCTGACGAAGGTCAACCAGATCAACTTCGACAACAAGGGCCGGCTATGGGCCTCCTGCATGCCGACCTACCCCCAGTGGAAGCCCGGCGACCCCAGGCCCAACGACAAGCTCGTCATCCTCAGCGACTTCGACGAAAAGGGAAAAGCCCGCAAGCACAAGGTCTTCTACGACAAGCTCATCTGCCCGACCGGCTTCGAGTTCTGGAACGGCGGCGTCATCGTCGTGGACGAGCCCCGCCTGCTCTGGCTCAAAGACACCAACAACGACGACGTCGCCGACCAGGTGGTCGAGCTGTCCGACGGCTGGGGCACCGACGACACCCACCACACCATCGGCGCGTTCGAATGGTCGCCGGGCGGACTGCTGCACATGCTCGAAGGCGTCAGCATGAGCACCGCCGTCGAAACCCCGTGGGGCCCGCTGCGCAAGAGCGGCGCTCCAGGCTGCTACGTGCTCGATCCGCGCTCGCAGAAGATCCGGCACTTCGTCACGCCCGGTTACGGCAACCCCTGGTGCTACGTCTTTAACTGGTGGGGCCAGGGCATCGTCGGCGACGGCACCACGCCCCAGCAACACTGGGATACGCCGCTCAGCACCGCCCCGTATTCGGGACGCAAGGGCATGAACACCGTCTTCGACGGCGAAGGCATGCGGCCGAACGTTGGCACCGAGTTCCTCTACACCCGTCAGTTCCCCGACAACATCCAGGGCAACTTCATCTTCGCCTGCGTCATCAACATGAACGGCCTGACCACGTTCGAGGTCCGCGACGACGGCGCCGGCTACAAGGGCAACCGCCGAAAGAAGCCCGGTCCCGACGGCAAGCCCGCCGCCGACGACCTGCTGTCGGCGAAGGACAACATGACGTTCCGCCCGACCGACCCGCAGATCGGGCCCGACGGCGCCCTCTACTTCGGCGACTGGTGCGCCGCCCTGATCGGCCACATGCAGTACTCGCAGCGCGACCCCGGCCGCGACAAGGCCCACGGCCGGGTCTTCCGCCTGGTCTACACGGGCAAGCCGCTGCTGACCCCCGTCACGCAATTCGGCAAGCCGGTTCCGGAACTGCTCGAGCAGCTGAAGGAGTACGAACCCCGCACGCGCTACCGCGCCCGCCGCGAGCTGCGCGACCGCCCCACGCCGGAAGTGCTCGCCGCGATCAAGAGCTGGGTGGCGAAACTCGACCCGGCCGACAAAGAGTTCGACCGCCTGCGGCTCGAAGCGCTCTGGGTCCAGCAGGGTCACCACGCGGTGGACCCGGCGTTCCTGAAGGAAGTCCTGCGAGCCAAAACCCCCGAAGCCCGCGCCGGCGCCACCCGCGTGCTGGCCGACGAGTGGGAACGCATCCCCAACGCCATGGAACTGATCGCCCCGCAGGCTTCTGACGAGTTCGCCCGGACGCGCGTCGAAGCGATCCGCGCCCTGAGCTTCGTTCGCACCAAGGCGTCGGTCGAGACAATCCTGAAGGCCGCCGCCCTGCCGCGCGACTACTGGATCGACTACACCCTGCAGATGTCGCTGGGCGCGCTCGACCCGGTCTGGAAGCCGGAGTTCGCCGCAAAGACCATCGCCCAGGACAACCCCAAGGGCTTGGAACTGCTGACCGAACTTGAGGCGCTTTCAAAGCCGTCGGGGGCGGCGACGGCGGCGATCAAGAAGTTCCTGTCCGATCCGGAAATGCCTCAGAAACAGCGCGACGCCATCCACGCCGAGATCGCCAAGGCCAAGGGCAATGCCGACAACGGCAAGGCCGTCTTCCGCCGGGTCTGCTCATCGTGTCATAAGGCGTTGAACGAAGGCGTCGACTACGGCCCGGACATGACCGGCGTCGCCACCCGGCTCAAGAAGCCGGAACTGGTCGAGTCGATCCTCGAACCCAACGCCAAGCTCGACCCCAAGTACGCCACGACCAACGTGGACACCAAGGAAGGCGACTCCTACACCGGGTTCATCGTGTCGGAGACGCCGGAGGTGCTGACGCTCCGCATCGGCGGTGGCGTGAACCAGCCGATCAAGAAGTCCGACATCGCCAAGAAGGTGACGCTCAAGCAAAGCAGCATGCCCGAAGGCTTGGCCGCCGGGATGAGTGCCGAGGAGTTCATCGACCTGGTCGAGTTCCTGGCCTCCCAGAAGCAGGGAGCGCCAAAACCGCCAGCCAAGAAGTAG